The Ruminococcus bovis genome includes a region encoding these proteins:
- a CDS encoding RHS repeat-associated core domain-containing protein, producing MFYYVKNLQGDIVKILDEDGNEKASYVYNAWGNILSQSEDELSSINPLRYRGYVYDEDTAMYYLQTRYYDPTTGRFINADNTAFISSSGTAIGDNIYTYCENDPVNNVDYTGQWYHNLSSYYNAHKKMYEGYPDAWQAFCTRYNKLKKRYKDNRSALGRFSGYIYGQKTRKLKI from the coding sequence ATGTTCTACTATGTAAAAAATTTGCAAGGTGACATAGTAAAAATCCTTGACGAAGATGGAAATGAAAAAGCTAGTTATGTATATAACGCATGGGGTAATATTCTGTCACAGTCAGAAGATGAACTATCTTCAATTAATCCACTTCGTTATCGTGGTTATGTATATGATGAAGATACTGCAATGTACTATCTTCAAACTAGATATTATGACCCAACTACTGGTAGATTTATAAATGCTGATAATACTGCTTTTATCAGTTCTTCAGGTACTGCAATAGGTGATAATATTTATACATATTGCGAAAATGATCCTGTAAACAATGTAGATTATACTGGACAATGGTATCATAATCTGAGTTCTTATTACAATGCTCATAAGAAAATGTATGAGGGCTATCCTGATGCATGGCAAGCATTTTGTACAAGATATAATAAACTTAAAAAAAGATATAAAGACAATCGGTCTGCTCTAGGTAGATTTAGTGGGTATATCTATGGACAAAAAACAAGAAAGTTAAAAATTTAA
- a CDS encoding RHS repeat domain-containing protein: MQWKNGRQLSQVKTSKDTITYKYNIKGLRTRKDNSDYTYYYYYDDNNNLIAMMQGGVVAYFYYDSNNSVTAMSLNDTMYYYIKNLQGDIKKIVNESGNVLVEYTYDAWGKILNETSSGNGTYAHVKDFNPFRYRGYVYDTDTGLYYLQSRYYDPKTGRFINADDTNMLMLAPFSVSVLDTNLMTYSRNNPINIFDPTGYSSRWVHLAKAIYKIGKGLAAIVSAIAKGFVRSALGSFTAWALGLIIGKAIFYFSFGQWWGVVINVAMIVTLALRVKSILFDLPSGLWHLKQFFHHTHK, translated from the coding sequence ATGCAGTGGAAGAACGGAAGACAACTTTCTCAAGTAAAAACTTCCAAAGATACAATAACATACAAGTACAATATCAAAGGCTTAAGAACTCGTAAGGATAATTCTGATTACACTTATTACTATTACTATGATGATAATAACAATTTAATAGCAATGATGCAGGGTGGAGTAGTAGCATATTTCTACTATGATAGCAACAACTCTGTAACAGCAATGTCCCTCAATGACACAATGTATTATTACATAAAGAATTTGCAGGGCGACATTAAAAAGATTGTAAACGAAAGTGGTAATGTATTAGTAGAATACACTTACGATGCCTGGGGTAAAATTCTGAACGAAACAAGCTCAGGAAACGGAACTTATGCCCATGTCAAAGACTTTAACCCATTCCGCTATCGTGGTTATGTGTATGATACAGATACAGGTCTGTATTATCTCCAAAGTAGATACTATGACCCAAAAACCGGTAGATTTATCAATGCTGATGATACAAATATGTTAATGTTAGCTCCTTTTAGTGTTAGTGTATTAGATACTAACTTGATGACATATAGTCGTAATAATCCAATAAATATTTTTGACCCTACAGGATATTCATCTAGATGGGTACATTTAGCTAAGGCTATATATAAAATCGGAAAGGGTTTGGCGGCAATTGTTTCTGCAATTGCTAAAGGTTTTGTTAGATCTGCTCTTGGATCGTTTACTGCTTGGGCACTTGGGCTTATCATTGGAAAAGCAATATTCTATTTTTCTTTTGGACAATGGTGGGGAGTTGTAATAAATGTTGCAATGATAGTTACACTAGCACTTCGAGTGAAAAGCATACTTTTTGACTTACCTAGTGGGTTGTGGCATTTGAAACAATTCTTCCATCATACTCACAAATAG
- a CDS encoding DUF5412 family protein: protein MKLKCSIFFILPIILILFFSRCGMDNLPKGDFLESSVSPNKNYTVNAYLFGGNATTDYAIRCEVVYNSSGKTRNIYWNYHEDTVDMKWIDENTIDINNHRINVIDESYDFRDDL from the coding sequence ATGAAACTAAAATGTTCTATATTTTTTATTTTACCAATTATATTGATTTTATTTTTTAGTAGATGTGGAATGGATAATTTACCTAAGGGTGATTTTCTTGAATCCAGCGTTTCACCAAATAAAAATTATACAGTTAATGCTTACTTATTTGGTGGTAATGCAACAACAGATTATGCCATTAGATGTGAAGTAGTGTATAATTCATCAGGCAAAACTAGAAATATCTATTGGAATTATCATGAAGATACTGTAGATATGAAATGGATTGACGAAAATACTATTGATATAAATAACCATCGTATCAATGTAATTGACGAAAGTTATGATTTTAGAGATGATTTATAA
- a CDS encoding RHS repeat-associated core domain-containing protein has product MQWKNGRQLSQVKTFKDTITYKYNIKGLRTRKDNSDYTYYYYYDDNNNLIAMMQGGVVAYFYYDSNNSVTAMSLNDTMYYYIKNLQGDITKIVNESGNVLVEYTYDAWGKILNETSSGNGTYAHVKDFNPFRYRGYVYDTDTGLYYLQSRYYDPKTGRFINADDTAYVDTNSGTPLSTNMFAYCENNAVNGVDYNGYRAINISYKLLGLMMSNAGYLYRYACRQGKRGYLGKINILHKFYKLVKTGGKWDLKNKSAWKLKSKKDYYIFFKDKLTAEDVGNVHFGFVGSVLFSSVTLCTGAGIYQIISGTSDWKYWKSFFDDPRDTQCILIGHSYWSHYYRKHRFQW; this is encoded by the coding sequence ATGCAGTGGAAAAACGGAAGACAACTTTCCCAAGTAAAAACTTTCAAAGATACAATAACATACAAGTACAATATTAAAGGCTTAAGAACTCGTAAGGATAATTCTGATTACACTTATTACTATTATTATGATGATAATAACAATTTAATAGCAATGATGCAGGGTGGAGTAGTAGCATATTTCTACTATGATAGCAACAACTCTGTAACAGCAATGTCCCTCAATGACACAATGTATTATTACATAAAGAATTTGCAGGGCGACATTACAAAGATTGTAAACGAAAGTGGTAATGTATTAGTAGAATACACTTACGATGCCTGGGGTAAAATTCTGAACGAAACAAGCTCAGGAAACGGTACTTATGCCCATGTCAAAGACTTTAACCCATTCCGCTATCGTGGTTATGTGTATGATACAGATACAGGTCTGTATTATCTCCAAAGTAGATACTATGACCCAAAAACCGGTAGATTTATTAATGCTGATGATACAGCATATGTAGATACAAATTCCGGTACTCCTCTAAGCACAAATATGTTCGCTTATTGTGAAAATAATGCTGTTAATGGTGTAGATTACAATGGGTATAGAGCGATTAATATTTCGTATAAATTACTTGGTCTGATGATGTCGAATGCAGGTTATTTATATAGATATGCTTGTCGTCAAGGAAAGCGTGGCTATTTAGGAAAAATAAATATTCTTCATAAGTTTTATAAGTTAGTAAAAACAGGTGGAAAATGGGATTTAAAAAACAAATCTGCTTGGAAATTAAAAAGTAAAAAAGATTATTATATATTTTTTAAAGACAAATTAACTGCCGAAGATGTGGGGAATGTTCACTTTGGATTTGTAGGTTCTGTACTATTTTCAAGTGTTACTCTATGTACAGGAGCTGGGATATACCAGATTATCTCTGGAACATCTGATTGGAAATATTGGAAGTCTTTTTTTGACGATCCACGTGATACACAGTGTATATTAATTGGTCATTCGTACTGGAGTCATTATTATCGTAAACACAGATTCCAATGGTAA
- a CDS encoding RHS repeat-associated core domain-containing protein: MEIEAYTIKSDWSNSSATYNNVTYDSSQIIDYATTKNGNTNPVTFDITKAYKRWVDGSLKNNGIYLKSNSSVTDFGGYCCYFNDKLPQFQIIYKDYTGSENNLSSHTVTCGQKADASICDYTGGLIFKQSLYEEKGERMPYSIYQTYHSARKDVLGLAGYGHRMSFEKSVKKIDGYYVYTDSDAVDHYFKIVDGETELNDEDDLGYTLKVQNNKLTIESDRVEVYDIPNNNNASYIKSETDPDNSKNNITYTYDSAGYLSEITSTLHKYHVYYNVVTDSDGSTRRCYSKITVDSDDAAYFIYYSGCTLPYGIKFIDNKWTTFEYSNNYLSVVKYHFNDDINSENGMKMQFTYSNGKVTKAAEYGYNTSTGIYEEGNYLKMVYGTHESSNDKYNKGYNTTTFIDRNGRSETYTFDEYGNTITKLNEYGYIEEGEGGSGLSAMGGSDSYTRNYIDESSYFDSLGSNHYYKKSNESIKTENSSGGTASVDTGIYYFGGNSLKITHNADSTNQFYTSINHDMNISDYNLSAGDTVTLSGYVYINEALKEGTRDGQKGAMLKLKTFDPSGSVISDDNSVALLETTTASKWQRISLTVTLPKNTSKIRFYCALRNASGSVWFDCLQLEKGKVMNDYNALSYSDFSANNWSSEQNKWYNQSGDIVTENTIKGSGGEPAPTVDTTVEETTDSTAQTYTSIETETEPYGNIEKTDGNKKTYQQGFVTRKYNRTYEVTNENETDDNDTTDDNTESDNNSLKDKHVYQSVNVNRANVVFNISGTAKANSVPLTTDNRTFGIALKINYADNTTEDHYQEYNAYTSAEQSVTLSVTPEEANKIIKTVDFAFVYGYNKNIMEVKNAMLNFAENLVFEKKDGNSDDSTNNSAEPVDESVVSETLDTSKDYMENSVEYDSTENYITKETDDAGNTTEYSYDKNGNQTSVKDGKGNVTSYGYDIQGNTTSISNGNSSNTYIYNNQNQLSSIKHNSFAYNFNYTIYNKLLEVKVGNKSIVKYNYNSNNGNLESISYGNGGFYRYHYDRYDRIILVTGAGYDVVSYEYNKKGLVTREHDYWLNQTINYYYDCNGNLVSKTSETVDEYGTVKLVQNISLDSNGNTIEQTNINNRYKTIKRGTDDNYDEFVEYISGDENSPRKVKVTSNNDDFGRLSSITTNHSGNELFKSKYKYATKDHKTTNNVSTVAYSYGSLNNAINYDYKYDENGNITAYYENDSSSHNQYSYKYDNLNQITQITDNFSKEITNVTYDNAGNIKEVMVYNLTTNALKKTNTYGYDTTWKDKLTSYNGETITYDGIGNPLKYRNGMTMQWKNGRQLSQVKTSKDTITYKYNIKGLRTRKDNSDYTYYYYYDDNNNLIAMMQGGVVAYFYYDSNNSVTAMSLNDTMYYYIKNLQGDITKIVNESGNVLVEYTYDAWGKILNETSSGNGTYAHVKDFNPFRYRGYVYDTDTGLYYLQSRYYDPKTGRFINADDTAYVDTNSGTPLSTNMFAYCENNFINNVDKTGYFFLVDDLAYLFVGALVITVAAVFLSSPAVRDALNNVVRVCGAKIKEACESLSDTIANSIDRAKTKPKSQKKEKHHIVAKKAARAFNSRKLLQKANIGINSTYNLVYVKYRLHRCMHTRVYHDKVYRLLSKGKGERKKTIAILKYIKELLLAANKQIP; this comes from the coding sequence ATGGAAATTGAAGCGTATACCATTAAGTCAGATTGGTCGAATAGTAGTGCTACATACAATAATGTTACTTACGATTCAAGTCAAATTATAGATTATGCTACTACTAAAAACGGTAACACTAATCCTGTTACTTTCGATATTACTAAGGCGTATAAACGATGGGTTGATGGTTCACTAAAAAATAACGGTATTTATCTTAAGAGTAATAGTAGTGTAACTGACTTTGGTGGTTACTGTTGTTATTTTAATGATAAGTTACCTCAATTTCAGATAATATATAAAGATTATACAGGTTCTGAAAATAATTTGTCATCTCATACAGTTACTTGTGGTCAAAAAGCCGATGCTTCAATTTGTGACTATACAGGTGGTCTAATCTTCAAACAAAGTTTGTATGAAGAAAAAGGCGAACGAATGCCTTATAGCATTTATCAGACATATCATAGTGCAAGAAAAGATGTTTTAGGTCTTGCCGGATATGGTCATCGTATGTCTTTTGAAAAATCAGTTAAAAAAATAGATGGATATTATGTATATACTGATTCTGATGCAGTTGACCATTATTTTAAAATTGTTGATGGTGAAACTGAACTAAATGATGAAGATGATTTAGGTTATACATTAAAAGTACAGAATAACAAACTTACTATTGAAAGTGATAGAGTCGAAGTATATGATATTCCAAATAACAATAATGCATCATATATCAAGTCAGAAACTGACCCTGATAATAGTAAAAACAATATTACATATACATATGATTCTGCCGGTTATCTTTCAGAGATAACAAGTACATTGCATAAATATCATGTTTACTACAATGTAGTAACTGATAGTGATGGTTCTACAAGAAGATGTTATTCAAAGATTACTGTAGATTCTGATGATGCAGCATATTTCATCTATTATTCCGGTTGTACTTTACCATACGGTATTAAGTTTATTGATAATAAATGGACAACATTTGAATATAGTAACAATTACCTAAGTGTTGTAAAATATCACTTTAATGATGATATAAATTCTGAAAACGGTATGAAAATGCAGTTTACATATTCAAATGGCAAGGTAACAAAAGCTGCTGAATATGGCTACAATACCTCAACAGGTATTTATGAAGAAGGTAACTACCTAAAGATGGTTTACGGTACACATGAAAGTAGTAATGATAAATATAATAAAGGTTATAATACAACTACTTTCATTGATAGAAACGGTAGAAGCGAAACATATACATTTGATGAATATGGTAATACAATAACTAAATTAAATGAGTATGGCTATATAGAAGAAGGTGAAGGTGGTTCCGGACTATCAGCAATGGGTGGTTCAGATTCATATACACGAAACTATATTGATGAATCCAGTTACTTTGATAGTTTAGGTAGCAATCATTATTATAAAAAGTCTAATGAAAGTATTAAAACAGAAAATAGTTCCGGTGGTACTGCATCAGTAGATACAGGAATTTATTATTTTGGTGGTAACTCACTAAAAATCACACATAATGCTGATTCAACAAACCAGTTCTATACTTCTATTAATCATGATATGAATATAAGTGATTATAACCTTTCAGCTGGTGACACAGTCACATTATCAGGCTATGTGTATATTAATGAAGCTCTAAAAGAAGGTACTCGTGATGGTCAAAAGGGTGCAATGCTAAAATTAAAAACATTTGACCCATCAGGTTCAGTAATTAGTGATGATAATAGTGTTGCTTTATTAGAAACAACGACTGCATCAAAGTGGCAAAGAATCAGTTTAACTGTTACATTACCTAAGAATACTTCAAAGATTAGATTTTATTGTGCATTGAGAAATGCAAGTGGTTCAGTATGGTTTGATTGTTTGCAACTAGAAAAAGGTAAAGTTATGAATGACTATAATGCTCTTTCATACAGTGATTTCAGTGCAAATAATTGGAGCAGTGAACAAAATAAATGGTATAATCAAAGTGGAGATATTGTAACTGAGAATACAATCAAAGGTAGTGGTGGAGAACCTGCACCAACTGTTGATACAACAGTTGAAGAAACCACTGATTCTACAGCACAAACTTATACTTCTATTGAAACTGAAACAGAACCATACGGTAACATTGAAAAAACTGATGGTAACAAAAAGACTTATCAACAAGGTTTTGTAACAAGAAAGTACAATAGAACTTATGAAGTTACAAATGAAAATGAAACTGATGATAATGATACTACTGATGACAATACTGAGAGTGATAATAATTCACTAAAAGATAAGCATGTTTATCAATCTGTAAATGTTAATAGAGCTAATGTTGTATTCAACATTTCAGGTACTGCAAAAGCAAACTCAGTTCCGTTAACAACAGATAACAGAACTTTTGGTATAGCATTAAAAATTAATTATGCTGATAATACAACTGAAGACCATTATCAAGAGTATAATGCTTATACTTCAGCAGAACAGTCTGTTACCTTATCAGTAACACCGGAAGAAGCAAATAAAATTATAAAAACAGTTGACTTCGCTTTCGTTTATGGTTACAATAAGAATATAATGGAAGTTAAGAATGCAATGCTTAACTTTGCAGAAAATTTGGTTTTTGAGAAAAAAGATGGTAACTCAGATGATAGCACAAATAATTCAGCTGAACCTGTTGATGAAAGTGTAGTATCTGAAACCCTAGACACATCAAAAGATTATATGGAAAATTCTGTAGAATATGATTCAACAGAAAACTATATAACTAAAGAAACTGATGATGCAGGGAATACAACTGAGTATTCATATGATAAGAATGGAAATCAAACCTCTGTAAAAGATGGCAAAGGCAATGTTACTTCCTATGGTTATGATATTCAGGGTAATACTACTTCTATTTCAAATGGCAATTCATCAAATACCTATATTTACAATAATCAAAACCAGCTTTCTTCTATAAAGCATAATAGCTTTGCTTATAACTTTAACTACACAATTTATAATAAATTGTTAGAAGTAAAAGTTGGAAATAAGAGTATTGTAAAATATAACTATAATAGTAATAACGGTAACTTAGAATCAATAAGTTATGGTAACGGTGGTTTTTACAGATATCATTATGACCGTTATGATAGAATTATTTTAGTTACAGGTGCAGGATATGATGTTGTTTCATATGAATACAACAAGAAAGGTCTTGTAACCAGAGAACATGATTATTGGTTAAACCAAACTATTAATTACTATTATGATTGTAATGGTAATCTTGTATCAAAAACTTCAGAAACAGTTGATGAATATGGTACAGTAAAACTTGTTCAAAATATTTCGTTAGACTCTAACGGTAATACTATTGAACAAACAAATATAAATAATAGATACAAGACTATTAAGCGTGGTACAGATGATAACTATGATGAATTTGTAGAATATATCAGTGGTGATGAAAACAGTCCACGAAAAGTAAAGGTAACAAGTAATAACGATGACTTTGGCAGACTAAGTAGCATAACCACAAATCATAGCGGAAATGAGCTATTTAAGTCAAAGTATAAGTATGCTACCAAGGATCATAAAACAACAAATAATGTGTCAACTGTTGCTTATTCATATGGTAGCTTAAATAATGCAATAAATTATGATTATAAATATGATGAAAATGGCAATATAACTGCCTATTATGAAAATGATTCATCATCACATAATCAGTATAGCTACAAATACGATAATCTAAATCAGATTACACAGATAACCGACAATTTCAGCAAAGAAATAACAAATGTTACTTACGATAACGCAGGTAACATAAAAGAGGTAATGGTCTACAATTTAACAACCAATGCATTGAAGAAAACAAATACATATGGTTACGATACAACGTGGAAAGATAAACTAACATCATATAACGGAGAAACAATAACATATGATGGAATAGGCAATCCACTAAAGTATCGTAACGGAATGACAATGCAGTGGAAAAACGGAAGACAACTTTCCCAAGTAAAAACTTCCAAAGATACAATAACATACAAGTATAATATCAAAGGCTTAAGAACTCGTAAGGATAATTCTGATTACACTTATTACTATTATTATGATGATAATAACAATTTAATAGCAATGATGCAGGGTGGAGTTGTAGCATATTTCTACTATGATAGCAACAACTCTGTAACAGCAATGTCCCTCAATGACACAATGTATTATTACATAAAGAATTTGCAGGGCGACATTACAAAGATTGTAAACGAAAGTGGTAATGTATTAGTAGAATACACTTACGATGCCTGGGGTAAAATTCTGAACGAAACAAGCTCAGGAAACGGAACTTATGCCCATGTCAAAGACTTTAACCCATTCCGCTATCGTGGTTATGTGTATGATACAGATACAGGTCTGTATTATCTCCAAAGTAGATACTATGACCCAAAAACCGGTAGATTTATCAATGCCGATGATACAGCATATGTAGATACAAATTCCGGCACTCCTCTAAGCACAAATATGTTCGCTTATTGTGAGAATAATTTTATTAATAATGTTGATAAAACAGGGTATTTCTTTTTAGTAGATGATTTGGCTTATTTATTTGTTGGTGCGTTAGTGATAACTGTTGCAGCGGTATTTCTTAGTAGTCCTGCTGTTCGGGATGCTTTAAATAATGTTGTTAGAGTTTGTGGAGCAAAAATTAAAGAGGCTTGTGAATCATTGTCGGATACTATTGCTAATTCCATTGATAGAGCTAAAACGAAACCTAAATCTCAAAAAAAAGAAAAGCATCACATTGTTGCTAAAAAAGCTGCTCGTGCATTTAATTCTCGAAAACTTTTACAAAAGGCAAACATAGGAATTAATTCAACTTATAACTTAGTTTATGTGAAATATAGACTTCACAGATGTATGCATACAAGGGTATATCACGATAAAGTATATAGGTTATTAAGTAAAGGTAAAGGTGAACGAAAGAAGACAATAGCAATTCTTAAATATATTAAAGAATTGTTGCTAGCAGCAAATAAACAAATTCCTTAG
- a CDS encoding transposase domain-containing protein has product MGRKNFLFANTESGATGSAVMYSIIETAKENNLNPFRYLTYIFKSSLILRKMKRLIFYCLGMHQRSAKLKFDTYGNPCENKLAGIF; this is encoded by the coding sequence ATGGGCAGAAAGAATTTCCTGTTTGCCAATACTGAGTCAGGAGCTACTGGCAGTGCTGTTATGTACAGCATAATCGAAACAGCCAAAGAGAACAATCTGAATCCGTTTAGATATCTGACCTATATCTTCAAAAGTTCCCTAATATTAAGGAAAATGAAACGGCTGATATTCTACTGCCTTGGAATGCACCAGAGGAGTGCAAAGTTAAAATTTGATACATATGGAAATCCCTGCGAGAACAAACTCGCAGGGATTTTTTAG
- a CDS encoding IS66 family transposase zinc-finger binding domain-containing protein: MIIKDKNSETITISLDEYNELKSLKEHCSELETQVKWLMEQLKINNKKTYGSKSEQSEYIYEQLSLLHNEAELYSDVEAKEEVKVASHTRKKKEATLDKLPENIKTVVVEHTLPEEEKVCPNCNEQLEVIGKEVKKTLKIKPAEVIIQEDVYYTYACKNCEKNGIETPIVKHHRKSQ, from the coding sequence ATGATAATCAAGGATAAAAACAGTGAAACAATTACTATTTCACTGGATGAATATAATGAACTAAAATCATTAAAAGAGCACTGTTCAGAACTTGAAACACAGGTGAAGTGGCTGATGGAGCAGCTTAAGATAAATAATAAAAAGACCTATGGCTCAAAAAGTGAACAATCGGAATATATTTACGAACAGCTTAGTCTTCTTCATAACGAAGCAGAGCTCTACTCAGATGTAGAAGCAAAGGAAGAGGTTAAGGTGGCTTCTCATACCCGAAAAAAGAAAGAAGCTACTCTTGACAAATTACCAGAAAACATCAAGACAGTTGTTGTAGAGCATACTCTTCCCGAAGAAGAAAAGGTATGTCCTAACTGTAATGAACAGCTTGAGGTTATTGGTAAGGAAGTAAAGAAAACATTAAAAATCAAACCTGCTGAGGTGATTATTCAGGAGGATGTATATTACACCTACGCCTGCAAGAATTGTGAGAAAAACGGTATTGAGACCCCAATAGTAAAACACCACAGGAAAAGCCAGTAA
- the tnpB gene encoding IS66 family insertion sequence element accessory protein TnpB (TnpB, as the term is used for proteins encoded by IS66 family insertion elements, is considered an accessory protein, since TnpC, encoded by a neighboring gene, is a DDE family transposase.), producing MLNDFNCNCPIYLASGYTDLRRGIDGLATIIEKQFKLESCTNALFLFCGRRTDRIKGLYWEGDGFLLLYKRLEKGKFQWPRKSEECVTITPQQYRWLMEGLNIIQPKSTQKISGIKFS from the coding sequence ATGCTTAATGATTTTAATTGTAATTGCCCGATATACCTTGCAAGTGGATATACTGATCTACGCAGAGGAATAGACGGACTTGCAACAATAATAGAAAAGCAGTTTAAGCTTGAGTCTTGTACAAATGCTTTGTTTCTCTTCTGTGGACGAAGAACGGATAGAATTAAAGGTTTGTATTGGGAAGGTGACGGATTTCTGCTTCTGTATAAAAGGCTTGAAAAAGGTAAGTTTCAATGGCCTCGAAAATCTGAAGAATGTGTCACAATAACACCTCAGCAATATCGTTGGTTAATGGAGGGACTTAATATAATCCAGCCTAAGTCAACACAAAAAATAAGTGGAATAAAGTTCTCATAA
- the tnpA gene encoding IS66 family insertion sequence element accessory protein TnpA — protein sequence MGKPSRECNNSGLSVAQWCRNNNIPVSTFWSRQKKVYEAYTQKNRPQFIEVSVEPEVNANSPMISIKRNDFTVEINNGADEATITAVLRAMKNA from the coding sequence TTGGGCAAACCAAGTAGAGAATGCAACAACAGTGGGTTAAGTGTTGCGCAGTGGTGCAGAAATAACAATATTCCTGTAAGTACATTTTGGAGCAGACAGAAAAAGGTATACGAAGCCTACACTCAAAAAAACAGACCTCAATTCATAGAAGTGTCAGTAGAACCAGAAGTAAACGCTAACTCACCTATGATTTCTATCAAAAGAAATGATTTCACAGTAGAAATCAATAATGGTGCTGACGAAGCTACAATAACAGCTGTGTTGAGGGCAATGAAAAATGCTTAA
- the lepB gene encoding signal peptidase I — protein MQSRKKEKYFDKSKKQPKTKVNNKEDYIVVNNNPTVGFFYYLARAIIMAVVVIIIILTFFLRIVNVDGRSMMNTLLDNDKVIVTNFMYTPKDNDIVVISHAKEYDKPIIKRVIATEGQSLKIDFENQKVYVDGTLIDEPYVSSELKEGNTEIPSVIPKGKVFVMGDNRLDSLDSRYSEIGLIDEENIIGKAQFVILPITRIQYLY, from the coding sequence ATGCAAAGCAGAAAAAAAGAAAAGTATTTTGACAAGTCTAAGAAACAGCCGAAAACAAAAGTTAATAATAAAGAAGATTACATAGTAGTCAACAATAACCCTACAGTTGGATTTTTCTATTACTTAGCAAGAGCAATTATAATGGCTGTTGTTGTGATTATCATTATTCTTACTTTCTTCTTAAGAATTGTAAATGTTGATGGCAGATCAATGATGAATACACTTCTTGATAATGATAAGGTAATTGTTACTAATTTTATGTACACACCTAAGGATAATGACATTGTTGTTATTAGCCATGCTAAGGAATATGATAAGCCTATTATCAAGAGAGTTATTGCAACTGAAGGACAAAGTCTTAAAATTGATTTTGAAAATCAAAAAGTCTATGTTGATGGTACATTAATTGATGAACCTTATGTTAGTTCTGAACTAAAAGAAGGTAATACAGAAATTCCATCAGTAATACCTAAAGGCAAAGTATTTGTAATGGGTGATAACAGACTTGATTCACTTGATAGTCGTTACTCAGAAATCGGACTTATTGATGAAGAGAATATTATTGGTAAGGCTCAGTTTGTAATTCTTCCTATTACTAGAATTCAATATTTATACTAA
- the lepB gene encoding signal peptidase I, with protein sequence MDNNYTIKTKSAPNWIYDWTKSIISVIFVVLIILTFFFRIVNVDGTSMYSTLYDGDKLFVSSFLYTPTDGDIVIISHGQYLDEPIVKRVIATEGQTLKIDFDKQKVYVDGKELNEPYVSSELIPGDAKIPEVIPEGKIFVMGDNRYVSKDSRYVEVGLINVKDVIGKAQFTLFPFNHAKYLY encoded by the coding sequence ATGGATAATAATTATACAATTAAGACAAAATCAGCACCTAATTGGATATATGATTGGACTAAGTCAATTATTTCAGTGATTTTTGTTGTTCTGATTATTCTTACTTTCTTTTTTAGAATTGTAAATGTAGACGGAACATCAATGTACAGTACTCTTTATGATGGTGATAAACTATTTGTTTCAAGTTTTCTATATACACCTACTGATGGTGATATTGTTATTATCAGTCATGGTCAGTATTTAGATGAACCTATTGTTAAGAGAGTTATTGCTACTGAAGGTCAAACTCTAAAAATTGACTTTGACAAACAAAAGGTATATGTTGACGGTAAAGAACTTAACGAACCTTATGTATCATCCGAATTAATACCTGGTGATGCTAAGATTCCTGAGGTTATACCTGAAGGTAAAATCTTTGTAATGGGTGACAACAGATATGTTTCTAAAGACAGTAGATATGTTGAAGTAGGTTTGATTAATGTAAAAGATGTTATTGGCAAGGCTCAGTTTACATTATTTCCATTCAACCATGCAAAATACTTGTATTAA